Proteins encoded within one genomic window of Dictyoglomus sp.:
- a CDS encoding IclR family transcriptional regulator encodes MKTKTGINSAEQTLDILEYIVLSGRELSLKEISEEIGLHISTVHRYLSTLINKGFVRKTPNGFYKPGFRILELSSYILQSFDLRDVARPYLIELMEKTKQTVHLTIKDGFEGVYIDKVEGPGTLPMMSRIGMRMPLYSTSFGKVLLAYSSDEYIEEYLKRVPLIPRTENTITDPQELKEELKKVKERGYAFDEEENERGIKCIGAPIFDFSGNVVAAVSISGYYLSFEGENKEKLLSELLKTCEKINNILRSKT; translated from the coding sequence ATGAAAACAAAAACAGGAATTAATTCTGCGGAGCAAACTCTTGATATTTTAGAATATATTGTTCTTTCTGGAAGAGAATTATCTTTAAAGGAAATTTCAGAAGAAATTGGTCTTCATATTTCAACGGTCCATAGATATCTCTCTACCCTCATAAATAAAGGATTTGTAAGAAAGACTCCTAACGGTTTTTATAAACCTGGTTTTAGAATATTGGAACTTTCTTCCTATATTCTTCAAAGTTTCGATTTAAGAGATGTTGCTCGTCCTTATCTTATTGAACTTATGGAAAAAACGAAACAAACGGTTCATTTAACTATAAAGGATGGGTTTGAAGGAGTATATATTGACAAGGTAGAAGGTCCTGGCACTCTTCCCATGATGTCGAGAATTGGTATGAGAATGCCTCTTTATTCTACAAGCTTTGGGAAGGTTCTTCTTGCCTATAGTTCCGATGAATATATTGAAGAGTATCTTAAGAGAGTACCTCTTATTCCAAGAACAGAGAATACTATAACAGATCCACAGGAATTGAAAGAGGAGCTTAAGAAGGTAAAAGAAAGAGGATATGCTTTTGATGAAGAGGAAAATGAAAGGGGAATTAAATGCATTGGCGCTCCTATATTTGATTTTTCGGGAAATGTAGTAGCAGCTGTTTCCATATCAGGATATTATTTATCCTTTGAGGGAGAAAATAAAGAAAAACTTCTTTCTGAATTATTAAAAACATGCGAAAAGATCAATAACATATTGAGAAGTAAAACTTAA
- a CDS encoding sugar kinase has protein sequence MVDVVSYGEVMIRITPERFKTFISSNSWDIEIGGTEANVLVGLSILGLKTEFISSFPDNFLGYKALYELRKYGIGVERVKMVSNGRMGMYFVELHHKTKGIQVLYDRKNSSFSLTPLDEEDFNYLKKARLIHLTGVTPSLSDICKENVREICRQKGEDQKLSFDVNYRQKLWSKEECRKFLEEIISFIDILFIKKEDFNVLFDEEKDEEAILLRLQKLYGRDKIYILTKGEEGCSVLFRDEIFSRSAFSTDMVERIGAGDAFVAGFLYGYLTGKDLACSAELGNALASLKMSVFGDFPSFDKKTLKNYLESLNNDRSVER, from the coding sequence ATGGTTGATGTAGTTTCCTATGGAGAGGTAATGATAAGAATAACTCCTGAGAGGTTTAAAACCTTTATCTCTAGTAATAGCTGGGATATCGAGATTGGAGGGACTGAGGCCAATGTTCTTGTGGGACTTTCTATCTTAGGATTGAAAACTGAATTCATTTCTTCTTTTCCTGATAACTTTTTAGGTTATAAAGCATTGTATGAGCTAAGAAAATATGGTATAGGTGTTGAACGGGTAAAGATGGTTTCTAATGGAAGAATGGGAATGTATTTTGTAGAACTTCATCATAAGACAAAAGGAATTCAAGTTCTTTATGATAGAAAAAATTCCTCATTCTCCTTAACTCCTCTTGATGAGGAAGATTTTAATTATTTAAAGAAAGCGCGTCTTATTCATCTTACTGGAGTAACACCTAGTTTAAGTGATATATGTAAAGAGAATGTTCGAGAGATTTGTAGACAAAAAGGTGAAGACCAGAAGTTATCCTTCGATGTAAATTATAGGCAGAAGCTTTGGAGTAAAGAAGAATGTAGGAAGTTTTTGGAGGAAATTATTTCTTTTATAGATATTTTATTTATTAAAAAAGAAGATTTTAATGTTTTATTTGATGAAGAAAAAGATGAAGAGGCTATTCTTCTTCGTCTTCAAAAATTATATGGAAGAGATAAAATATATATACTAACTAAAGGAGAAGAAGGATGTAGTGTACTTTTTAGAGATGAGATTTTTTCCAGATCTGCTTTTTCTACGGATATGGTGGAAAGAATTGGGGCAGGAGATGCTTTTGTAGCAGGCTTCTTATATGGATATCTTACTGGAAAAGATTTAGCATGTTCTGCAGAACTGGGTAATGCTCTGGCATCATTGAAGATGAGTGTATTTGGAGATTTTCCTTCCTTTGATAAAAAGACTTTAAAAAATTACTTAGAATCATTAAATAATGATAGGAGTGTGGAAAGATGA